One genomic window of Glycine max cultivar Williams 82 chromosome 16, Glycine_max_v4.0, whole genome shotgun sequence includes the following:
- the LOC100527099 gene encoding uncharacterized protein LOC100527099 codes for MAVNSYSSSAQISLQKYGSFLKYTNKEFVSKRSCVPQKKAPVGPVVLRITSSIKNKIYEDQSQGILCYEDESGEIICEGYDEGPRYQRIPRPTHHPRDVEIMNLLQQQSWLQIVKGEEINHLAKGALHLQEDLNYNKWL; via the exons ATGGCAGTTAACAGTTATTCTTCATCAGCTCAAATCTCACTTCAGAAATATGGTTCATTTCTGAAATATACAAACAAAGAGTTCGTGTCCAAACGAAGCTGTGTCCCACAGAAAAAGGCACCAGTTGGTCCAGTAGTATTGAGAATCACATCATCCATCAAGAACAAG ATTTATGAGGACCAGTCTCAGGGCATATTATGCTATGAAGATGAGAGTGGAGAAATAATTTGTGAAGGGTACGATGAAGGGCCTCGTTATCAACGAATTCCTAGGCCAACCCATCACCCAAG GGATGTTGAAATCATGAATCTTCTACAACAACAAAGTTGGCTTCAGATTGTTAAAGGAGAAGAAATCAATCATTTAGCCAAAGGTGCTCTTCATCTACAAGAGGATTTAAACTACAATAAATGGCTTTAA